One genomic window of Medicago truncatula cultivar Jemalong A17 chromosome 1, MtrunA17r5.0-ANR, whole genome shotgun sequence includes the following:
- the LOC120580493 gene encoding zinc finger BED domain-containing protein RICESLEEPER 1-like → MRDNDIDSSGSHENMCVDGEIESQAREIPPVALIDQNAQEVSSDPKDKKRKGKAKAKDKDTGKVKSQGKALTSDVWLYLVKVGIVDGVEKCRCKACHKLLTCESGSGTSHLKRHVRSCSKTIKNHDVGEMMIDVEGKLRKKKFDPMANREFLARIMITHGAPFNMVEWKVFREYQKFLNDDCVFVSRNTIAKEILNVYRDEKQKLKSQLAQIRGRVCLTSDCWTACSNEVGAVLDPTKKFNFLKFAYEKLDPLTSEEKLKKVKMTLGKLFSEYIKNGIPSNLSSSQVQPSYGGGTRITSSSYDEFEEYESQSSNNTGKSELDTYLDELRMPLSQEFDVLAFWKERSRRSPNLARMACDILSIPITTVASESAFSIGARVVNRYRSSMKDDSVQALLCARSWLHGFEGMVFIVLSFLQLFYSLYYCQ, encoded by the exons ATGAGGGATAATGATATTGATAGTAGTGGAAGTCATGAAAATATGTGCGTTGATGGGGAAATTGAGAGCCAAGCTCGGGAAATTCCACCGGTAGCACTAATTGATCAAAATGCACAAGAAGTGTCTTCTGATCCAAAGGATAAGAAGCGTAAGGGCAAGGCTAAGGCTAAGGACAAGGATACGGGCAAGGTCAAGAGCCAGGGTAAAGCCCTAACATCTGATGTGTGGCTATATCTTGTGAAAGTTGGTATTGTAGATGGAGTAGAGAAATGTAGATGCAAGGCGTGTCACAAATTATTAACTTGTGAATCAGGAAGCGGAACTAGTCATTTAAAGCGTCATGTACGTAGTTGTAGCAAGACTATAAAAAATCATGATGTGGGTGAAATGATGATTgatgttgaaggaaaattaagaaagaaaaagtttgaCCCTATGGCTAATCGAGAATTTTTAGCTAGAATCATGATTACACATGGTGCACCATTTAATATGGTTGAGTGGAAGGTGTTTAGAGAATACCAGAAGTTTTTGAATGATGATTGTGTTTTCGTTAGTAGAAATACAATAGCCAAAGAGATTTTGAATGTTTATCGTGATGAGAAACAAAAGCTGAAATCACAGTTAGCTCAAATTCGAGGGAGAGTTTGCTTGACTTCTGATTGTTGGACGGCATGCAGCAATGAAG TTGGGGCTGTTCTTGATCCAACCAAAAAGtttaactttttgaaatttGCTTATGAAAAACTTGACCCACTCACAAGTGAGGAGAAGTTGAAAAAAGTTAAGATGACTTTGGGGAAGCTTTTTTCCGAGTACATCAAGAATGGAATTCCTTCTAATCTAAGCTCTTCACAAGTCCAGCCTAGCTATGGTGGAGGAACTCGAATTACATCATCTTCATATGAT GAATTTGAAGAATATGAAAGCCAATCAAGTAACAACACCGGAAAATCAGAACTTGATACTTATTTAGATGAGTTGCGGATGCCTCTATCTCAAGAATTTGATGTCTTAGctttttggaaggaaagaagTCGTAGAAGTCCAAATCTTGCAAGGATGGCTTGCGATATATTGAGTATTCCAATAACAACGGTGGCATCAGAATCTGCGTTTAGTATTGGCGCCCGAGTTGTGAATAGGTATAGAAGTTCAATGAAAGATGATTCTGTTCAGGCTCTCTTGTGCGCACGTAGCTGGTTACATGGTTTTGAAGGTATGGTTTTTATAGTTCTATCatttttacaattgttttaTAGTTTATATTATTGTCAATAG
- the LOC25482697 gene encoding protein ROOT INITIATION DEFECTIVE 3, whose translation MDVVLASSSVDDGIGCWDLHTGAEQLRYNSCSSPFHGLVSLGSRFLASSQLHHPSSASLFFWSFSKPQVEVKSFPAEAIKPLAANHQGTYLVGGALSGDIYLWEVETGRLLKKWHAHLRAVTCLVFSDDDSLLISGSEDGYVRVWSLFSLFDDLRSREEKNLYEYSFSEHTMRVTDVVIGNGGCNAIIVSASDDRTCKVWSLSRGTLLRSIVFPSVINAIVLDPAEHVFYAGSSDGKIFIAALNTERITTIDNYGMHIIGSFSNHSKAVTCLAYSKGRNLLISGSEDGIVRVWNAKTHNIVRMFKHAKGPITNIIVVRQEIDPSNHTSSNLQAATKKHGSYLLPPLEKYANSTDSDLKTAINLGGIRGCMDVSYNSSNLISNHIKELQQQGSATASEIEMEKLKHEYQRTMEMANQWKKMYENLHEFGIKELLDGGQT comes from the exons ATGGATGTTGTTTTGGCCTCTTCATCTGTTGACGATGGGATAGGTTGTTGGGACCTTCATACAGGTGCTGAGCAGCTACGTTACAATTCATGTTCTTCACCTTTCCATGGCCTTGTCTCTCTCGGTTCTCGCTTTCTTGCTTCTTCTCAGCTTCATCACCCTTCTTctgcttctcttttcttctggTCCTTCTCCAAG CCTCAAGTTGAAGTTAAGAGCTTTCCTGCTGAAGCTATTAAGCCCCTTGCTGCTAATCACCAAGGCACCTATCTGGTCGGTGGAGCTTTGTCTGGTGATATATATTTGTGGGAG GTTGAAACTGGTAGATTGCTTAAGAAATGGCATGCTCATTTAAGGGCCGTCACTTGCCTGGTATTTTCTGATGATGACTCACTGCTGATATCTGGTTCTGAAGATGGATATGTAAGAGTTTGGTCGCTTTTCAG TTTATTTGATGATTTGAGAAGCCGGGAAGAAAAGAATCTCTACGAGTATAGTTTTTCGGAGCACACCATGCGTGTAACTGATGTTGTGATTGGTAATGGAGGGTGCAATGCAATTATAGTTTCAGCATCAGACGATCGGACTTGTAAG GTATGGAGCTTATCGAGGGGAACACTGCTAAGAAGTATAGTTTTCCCTTCAGTAATTAATGCCATTGTATTGGATCCAGCTGAACATGTGTTTTATGCCGGGAGTAGTGatggaaaaatatttattgctGCACTTAACACTGAAAGAATCACTACTATTGATAATTATGGGATGCATATCATTGGTTCATTTTCTAATCACAG CAAGGCAGTTACTTGCTTAGCATATAGCAAAGGTCGGAATTTGTTAATTTCTGGGTCTGAGGATGGAATAGTTCGTGTTTGGAATGCTAAAACTCACAACATTGTCCGCATGTTTAAACATGCTAAAG GACCTATAActaatattattgttgttagaCAAGAAATTGACCCAAGCAATCATACATCTTCTAATTTACAAGCAGCCACAAAGAAACATGGGTCTTATTTACTCCCTCCATTAGAAAAATATGCAAATTCAACAGATTCAGATTTAAAGACTGCTATCAACCTAGGTGGTATCAGGGGATGCATGGATGTTTCATACAACAGTTCTAATTTGATATCTAATCACATTAAGGAGCTTCAG CAACAAGGTTCAGCCACCGCTTCTGAAATCGAGATGGAGAAACTAAAGCATGAGTACCAAAGGACAATGGAGATGGCTAACCAATGGAAGAAAATGTATGAGAACTTGCACGAATTTGGTATAAAGGAGCTATTGGATGGTGGCCAAACATGA